One Burkholderia sp. 9120 DNA window includes the following coding sequences:
- a CDS encoding helix-turn-helix domain-containing protein, whose translation MSDLSRLSIRRFSTDSAPADERFDAWAAHSTYCDMATTYQSALPFDAHRERVSIGPLILAGRTWRHPDPSVAYDSKRTPARIRADQRDFHSFSLQMSGTAVLRSAASTTLKRPGDLYLLDFASPFERIITPGSEISLSVPREWLPADTGRLHGCSLTRGVGSLFSDYLTSLYNTLPQLTRRDVPHIVQATTALLKASLQPELDTLVAAQTPIRDLLLHRAQRYIDDHLLQPDLTPEKICRDVGLSRAMLYRLFESTGGVMREIRHRRLQRVYQVLSSPACPTECIREIAWRHGFTDEKYFYRIFRAEFGHTPRETLEQQRRETRTTPCGAPPSPHMD comes from the coding sequence GTGTCCGACCTTTCCCGTTTGAGCATCCGTCGCTTTTCGACGGACTCCGCGCCCGCCGACGAACGTTTCGACGCCTGGGCCGCACACAGTACCTATTGCGATATGGCGACGACCTATCAATCGGCTCTGCCGTTCGACGCCCACCGCGAACGCGTCTCGATCGGCCCGCTGATTCTGGCCGGAAGGACCTGGCGGCACCCCGATCCGTCCGTCGCGTACGATTCAAAACGTACGCCGGCGCGCATCCGTGCCGATCAACGTGACTTCCATAGTTTCAGTCTGCAGATGAGCGGCACGGCCGTGCTGCGATCCGCCGCGTCGACAACGCTCAAGCGGCCCGGGGATCTGTATCTGCTGGATTTCGCGAGCCCGTTCGAGCGCATCATTACGCCAGGGAGCGAGATTTCCCTGTCCGTGCCCAGGGAATGGCTTCCGGCCGACACCGGGAGGTTGCACGGCTGTTCATTGACGCGGGGCGTCGGATCATTGTTCAGCGACTACCTCACGTCGCTGTACAACACCCTTCCCCAACTCACTCGCCGCGACGTACCGCACATTGTTCAGGCGACCACAGCGCTGCTGAAGGCGAGCCTTCAGCCGGAACTGGACACGCTGGTCGCCGCGCAGACACCGATTCGGGATCTGCTGCTTCATCGCGCCCAGCGCTATATCGATGACCACCTGCTCCAACCCGATCTGACGCCCGAAAAGATCTGCAGGGACGTGGGCCTGTCGCGAGCCATGCTCTATCGACTCTTCGAAAGCACCGGCGGGGTCATGCGCGAAATCCGCCACAGACGGCTGCAGCGGGTCTATCAGGTGTTGTCGTCGCCCGCTTGCCCCACGGAATGCATCCGGGAAATCGCATGGCGTCATGGCTTCACGGACGAAAAATACTTCTACCGGATTTTCAGGGCAGAGTTCGGCCATACGCCGCGCGAGACACTCGAACAGCAACGGCGCGAGACACGGACCACGCCATGTGGGGCGCCCCCGTCGCCCCACATGGACTGA
- a CDS encoding GNAT family N-acetyltransferase, with amino-acid sequence MFVTQGSAVTEASTRQGLAGGEGIGVSGSRCRTPIDLDNISRTFMNAATLQLKVITNPTEFYALREEWDALWSGANGRHHQAFTVCWLCWLRIARPRARKLRIILLRENGRLVAVWPLVSYRKFFWTVLRPLSPEATDHTSVLVEDGPSTFAVVEQLWRAAHQRCDSDIILLPYLSVNSDLHSLASHHRRVMVARQHFSAVAKLRSENDWGAYCASLGMLSGRKPGARQRRLEKQGEVEIRVLGPDDAAENEKMVDWMLACKREWADRVGKKGEWLFSNDYRDFLIDLLNQRQDDVLARLLVVSLDGAAVAVNVLGLGKRCIDGVIGSFDPKHGKFAPGTIAMEASVKWVFEQGFDLDMGVGPENFKGYWSRDNFTAVWSMQIANTRWGLLAFSASTLRQTLSQRVAGLRTSSRPSDLTP; translated from the coding sequence GTGTTCGTGACGCAAGGGAGTGCGGTCACCGAGGCAAGCACGAGGCAGGGGCTGGCGGGTGGCGAGGGGATCGGCGTGTCCGGCAGTCGCTGCCGAACGCCGATCGATCTGGATAACATTTCTCGAACCTTTATGAATGCCGCCACTCTGCAATTGAAGGTAATCACGAATCCCACGGAGTTCTACGCGTTGCGAGAGGAGTGGGACGCGCTCTGGTCGGGAGCAAACGGCCGCCATCATCAAGCCTTCACGGTTTGCTGGCTTTGCTGGCTACGTATCGCCAGGCCGCGCGCGAGAAAACTGCGCATTATCCTTTTGCGTGAGAACGGGCGGCTTGTCGCCGTATGGCCGCTTGTGAGCTACAGGAAATTTTTCTGGACCGTTCTTCGCCCGCTGAGTCCTGAAGCCACCGATCACACGAGCGTTCTTGTGGAGGATGGGCCTTCGACATTCGCTGTCGTCGAGCAGTTGTGGCGCGCAGCGCATCAACGTTGCGATTCCGACATCATTCTGTTGCCTTACCTCAGCGTAAATTCCGATCTGCACAGCCTTGCGTCGCATCACCGACGCGTCATGGTCGCGAGACAACATTTTTCCGCAGTCGCAAAGTTGCGCTCGGAAAACGACTGGGGTGCCTATTGCGCTTCGCTCGGCATGCTCTCGGGAAGAAAGCCCGGCGCACGCCAACGTCGTCTTGAGAAACAGGGCGAGGTGGAAATACGTGTGCTGGGTCCCGACGACGCAGCCGAGAACGAAAAGATGGTCGACTGGATGCTGGCGTGCAAGCGCGAGTGGGCGGATCGTGTCGGCAAGAAGGGAGAGTGGCTGTTCTCGAATGACTACCGCGATTTCCTCATCGACTTGTTGAACCAGCGACAGGATGACGTCCTCGCGCGCCTGCTGGTGGTGTCTCTCGATGGCGCAGCGGTCGCCGTCAACGTGCTCGGGCTAGGCAAGCGTTGCATCGACGGCGTCATTGGAAGCTTCGATCCGAAGCATGGCAAGTTCGCCCCGGGCACCATCGCCATGGAGGCGAGTGTCAAATGGGTGTTTGAGCAAGGATTCGATCTCGACATGGGTGTGGGGCCGGAGAACTTCAAGGGCTATTGGAGCCGCGATAACTTTACGGCGGTGTGGAGCATGCAGATCGCGAACACGCGTTGGGGCCTGCTCGCCTTCTCCGCGAGTACCCTTCGTCAGACGCTCTCTCAACGGGTCGCCGGGTTGCGCACGTCCTCCAGGCCATCTGACCTGACACCGTGA